Proteins from one Brevibacillus humidisoli genomic window:
- the cas5 gene encoding CRISPR-associated protein Cas5, with protein MKILNFHIRGKMAHFRRYYSNSSALSYSIPPRTTIIGFIAGLLGYERDSYYDEFAPAQCSVAVGIQSPQKKNIQTVSLLMIKSTNDLNGSQPFHSQTPTEIITPVHLRHGFLDYEVWFHHQNQRIMDNLYAQLRLKYGYLTRGVSAALGTAQHVGWVEDGKVLEGEEEGQAEAFIHSVIPVSNISKLNLVNHEYELHLQKEDMPIHFHNDRTIASKGNFMINASASPVHATVHRAVRLSDERIITWMEA; from the coding sequence ATGAAAATTCTCAATTTCCATATCCGGGGGAAAATGGCGCACTTCCGGCGATACTATTCCAATTCCTCAGCGCTATCCTATTCCATACCACCACGAACCACTATCATCGGATTCATAGCCGGATTATTAGGATATGAGAGAGACAGCTATTACGATGAATTTGCCCCTGCTCAATGTTCTGTTGCTGTAGGAATACAAAGCCCGCAGAAGAAGAATATTCAAACTGTTAGTTTGCTCATGATCAAAAGCACCAATGATCTGAATGGGTCGCAACCATTTCACAGCCAAACGCCGACAGAAATCATCACACCTGTTCATCTTCGTCATGGTTTTTTGGACTATGAGGTATGGTTTCATCACCAAAACCAGCGCATTATGGATAACTTATATGCCCAGCTCAGACTAAAATATGGTTATTTGACGCGGGGGGTATCAGCAGCGCTCGGAACGGCTCAGCATGTAGGGTGGGTTGAGGATGGAAAGGTGTTGGAGGGAGAAGAAGAGGGGCAAGCGGAAGCATTTATCCACTCCGTCATCCCTGTTTCAAACATTAGTAAACTAAATCTGGTCAATCATGAATACGAGCTGCATTTACAGAAGGAAGATATGCCGATTCATTTCCATAATGATCGAACAATCGCCAGCAAAGGCAACTTTATGATCAATGCTTCGGCATCCCCCGTCCATGCAACAGTGCATCGCGCTGTTCGATTGTCTGATGAAAGGATTATTACTTGGATGGAGGCGTAG
- the cas4 gene encoding CRISPR-associated protein Cas4, with amino-acid sequence MDVTGTHIWYYFICKREVWLIAHNIAADQDDENMDIGRFINEQTYQRNKQEVLIGNIKVDRVRREDGQLVIGEVKKSSRYLESSRYQLLYYLQTLKKMGIVARGELLFPEEKRRETVELTSEAERQLDRAVEEIRIIARHPVPPLPEKISFCRNCAYREYCWAEG; translated from the coding sequence ATGGATGTCACCGGTACCCACATCTGGTACTATTTCATCTGTAAACGCGAAGTATGGCTCATCGCACACAACATTGCCGCCGATCAGGATGACGAGAATATGGATATCGGCCGTTTTATCAATGAACAGACGTACCAGAGAAATAAACAGGAGGTTCTGATAGGCAACATAAAGGTGGATAGAGTCCGTAGAGAGGACGGACAGCTAGTGATTGGTGAAGTTAAGAAGTCCTCTCGTTATCTTGAAAGCTCCCGGTATCAATTGTTGTATTACCTTCAAACATTGAAAAAAATGGGCATTGTGGCACGCGGGGAACTCCTTTTTCCTGAAGAAAAGAGGAGAGAAACAGTTGAATTGACATCGGAAGCAGAGCGGCAATTGGACCGGGCCGTAGAAGAAATTCGCATCATTGCACGCCATCCAGTTCCGCCACTCCCTGAAAAAATAAGCTTTTGCCGCAACTGCGCTTATCGGGAATACTGTTGGGCGGAGGGTTGA
- the cas3 gene encoding CRISPR-associated helicase Cas3' has translation MMSHNQPYYSHYDKRTGKTKQLEVHLQEVAEAARNSVPPFLHFDVVNSEQIQRLLELQGYFHDLGKYTDYFQNYLVYDRRSNYQNHAHVSAVLFYRYMIDGFADVGIDERMKDILYFLFYVMIRKHHNKLSTDGLFHLEDLPTMQSEIAEQTKNLHAKGKILSQVYGISEQDIQRLLRNAESTLEDKKFMRSVKRIQMHHAHERWYFLMIYCFSQLVDKDKSSAADLVKRDRSMLHPQLVSEYIQVKNQNQNSEINDARERARRTVLSQIDRISDQDLHTIRICTLTAPTGIGKTLTSLQAALRLNERLCQKYGYAPKIITAIPFINIIEQTKQDYAEVLKNRGILNIHHRLSDKRLVEYGSKDREIPIEKSMLEVESWEGDVVLTTFVQLFQSLLTGNNAKLKKINKLAGSIVILDEVQSIPEKYMPLVGAIIIKMADYFGTRFILMSATQPFLLEMGQRLLEHVNRKLPTCIHETTDQPGVIQLLPDYAEYYKLETRTKLIPSFHQIYTTDTFLDFFQQTWEDRSAVVVVNTINRCVALYQSMKERLEGQATVYHLSTNLIPKERKRVISEVKSRLQSGEAVVLISTQTIEAGVDLDFAVGYRDLAPLESIIQTAGRVNRNANRKDRDGKTLACPVYVVQLEKDHQWIYQLHHLDRTKKLLQQHEEINEPDYLEMIDTYYRQMADYLSQESIELWKDGVMSLHFEKISQFQLIPDDQSVVEVFVELDEEAERLADVYQMIRSVSELDIPFISDVIGESIPIGGDQRLSPYQRKALIDLLLSRMSEYMVQIRYSRFQQTKPLPFSIRGGVESSFYWVPRNQIEDYYHLEVGYGEVEEARMW, from the coding sequence ATGATGTCGCATAACCAACCATACTACTCTCATTACGATAAAAGAACTGGAAAGACCAAGCAATTGGAAGTACATCTGCAAGAGGTGGCAGAGGCGGCACGGAACAGTGTGCCGCCTTTTCTGCACTTTGATGTGGTGAACAGTGAACAAATCCAAAGACTGTTAGAATTGCAGGGGTATTTTCACGATCTCGGAAAGTATACGGATTATTTTCAGAATTATCTTGTGTACGACCGCCGCTCCAATTACCAGAATCACGCCCATGTATCGGCAGTATTGTTTTACCGCTATATGATAGATGGATTTGCTGATGTAGGTATTGATGAGAGGATGAAAGACATCCTGTACTTCCTGTTTTATGTGATGATTCGAAAGCACCATAACAAACTCTCTACAGATGGCCTTTTTCATCTGGAAGATTTGCCTACCATGCAATCAGAAATAGCCGAGCAGACCAAAAATTTGCACGCAAAAGGGAAAATTCTATCGCAGGTCTATGGGATTTCTGAACAGGATATTCAGAGGCTCTTGCGAAATGCAGAGAGTACTCTTGAAGACAAAAAATTTATGCGGAGCGTGAAAAGAATACAGATGCACCATGCGCATGAGCGATGGTATTTTTTGATGATCTATTGCTTCTCCCAATTAGTAGACAAAGATAAATCAAGCGCAGCGGATCTGGTGAAGCGAGACCGATCCATGTTACATCCGCAGTTGGTTTCAGAGTACATACAGGTTAAAAATCAGAACCAGAACTCTGAGATCAACGATGCCCGTGAGCGAGCACGCCGCACGGTGCTGTCTCAGATTGACAGGATTAGCGATCAGGATCTTCACACCATACGGATATGTACATTGACCGCACCGACCGGTATTGGTAAAACATTAACTTCTTTACAGGCCGCCCTACGTTTAAATGAGCGGTTGTGCCAAAAATATGGATACGCTCCAAAAATCATAACGGCGATACCGTTTATCAACATTATTGAGCAGACAAAACAGGATTACGCCGAAGTGTTGAAAAATCGGGGCATTTTAAACATTCATCATCGTTTGTCGGACAAACGATTAGTGGAGTACGGTAGTAAGGACCGAGAGATACCCATTGAAAAATCGATGCTTGAGGTGGAATCTTGGGAAGGCGATGTGGTGCTGACAACATTTGTTCAATTGTTCCAATCTTTATTGACAGGGAATAACGCCAAGCTGAAAAAAATAAATAAGTTGGCCGGCAGTATTGTGATTTTAGATGAAGTGCAGTCGATCCCGGAAAAATACATGCCGCTGGTCGGTGCTATCATCATCAAAATGGCGGATTATTTTGGTACTCGTTTTATCCTGATGTCCGCCACCCAGCCATTTCTATTGGAAATGGGACAAAGGTTGTTAGAGCACGTGAATAGAAAGCTGCCCACCTGTATACACGAAACAACCGATCAACCTGGTGTAATTCAACTGCTGCCAGATTATGCGGAGTACTATAAGCTTGAGACCCGAACCAAACTGATTCCTTCTTTTCACCAGATTTATACCACCGATACGTTTCTTGATTTCTTTCAGCAAACATGGGAAGACAGATCGGCTGTTGTGGTGGTGAATACGATTAATCGTTGTGTTGCTCTATATCAAAGTATGAAAGAAAGGTTAGAGGGTCAGGCGACCGTCTATCATCTTTCCACAAACTTGATTCCCAAAGAACGTAAACGAGTGATCAGTGAAGTGAAGAGCCGTTTGCAAAGCGGTGAGGCAGTCGTACTAATCTCAACGCAGACGATTGAAGCGGGCGTAGATCTGGATTTTGCTGTAGGTTACAGGGATCTTGCTCCACTAGAGTCCATCATTCAAACGGCAGGACGAGTGAATCGTAATGCTAACAGGAAAGATAGGGACGGGAAGACTCTTGCATGTCCCGTATATGTCGTCCAACTGGAAAAGGATCATCAATGGATCTATCAACTGCATCATTTGGATCGTACGAAAAAATTGTTGCAGCAGCATGAAGAAATCAACGAACCGGATTATCTGGAAATGATCGATACTTATTATCGGCAGATGGCCGATTACCTCTCCCAAGAATCGATTGAATTATGGAAAGACGGGGTGATGTCTTTACATTTCGAGAAGATCTCACAATTTCAACTGATTCCTGATGACCAAAGTGTTGTAGAAGTGTTCGTAGAGTTGGATGAAGAGGCGGAAAGGTTAGCAGATGTATACCAAATGATTCGATCAGTTTCTGAACTGGACATTCCCTTTATATCAGATGTTATTGGGGAAAGTATACCAATTGGTGGTGATCAGCGGTTATCACCTTATCAGCGTAAAGCACTGATTGATTTACTTCTCAGTCGGATGAGCGAATATATGGTGCAGATTCGTTATTCGAGATTTCAACAGACAAAACCACTACCATTCTCAATTAGAGGAGGCGTAGAGTCTTCCTTCTATTGGGTTCCTCGTAACCAGATCGAAGATTATTATCACCTGGAGGTCGGTTATGGAGAAGTAGAGGAAGCTAGAATGTGGTGA
- a CDS encoding TM1802 family CRISPR-associated protein — MNLPQLTAKIGQAAKQEIGDSSELAMLVKPLNVDGDHAYILFMTIDVDNQEIRFEEPIPYSESAPYQYHYFGNNSAAGMQYYVTREANSAHYLLKSVFSDLYLVLKKHDLLENELGALLAEMNQKKVIHLGNKKGTGTVNLGMIKGLLSAWIDEKNNIVVDGTTRKAEDFLRYVLQWENKDDTFALVVPRVIYNQKTIILAQHPDYVAVTKKEQNLEGTSNNKAEKFCYICHNKSADVSSELTTKLSRSGINKIFATTTFNYAKNIDKKHYDDSYAICSTCFQDLLFGEKKVTGSFSARIAGERAFILPEGLLDDFNYNQLTALKQGADLFFKKGLAQELDDQLETAMDDFTNAEAYVIHFFIYRTDGNSVTVLKTIEDVPTMHIVRILYTLGKQVEKLSPHIRSMSLNTIYRMIPVRTNKSGDQLDIQRVLSIYQSLFSKTTIETNVLFGYAAEAIEKGFREIRKKQGSQFTNLGWQSFVPDQEDFYFKRLTMSYLCLLQTCQELSILDRDVFQNRGVMKVDLSGMSKNVQEIEAFLEAQSFDSMPRALFYVGVLLRSVAQAQYQKKHKTKPILNKLSFQGMNQREVVWLYQAVIEKLHQYDKMTMENEQYIKMFNHYFGTIDESKALTDQAHLFYIMAGYAFHPPKSSDHEGDANTQSMDEGNMAVTSE, encoded by the coding sequence GTGAATTTACCGCAGCTAACGGCGAAGATCGGCCAAGCAGCCAAACAAGAGATTGGTGATTCTAGTGAATTGGCTATGCTGGTAAAACCGCTAAATGTCGATGGAGATCATGCGTACATTCTTTTTATGACCATAGATGTAGACAATCAAGAAATTCGTTTTGAAGAACCGATACCATACTCTGAAAGCGCTCCTTACCAGTATCATTACTTTGGTAATAACTCGGCCGCTGGAATGCAGTATTACGTTACTCGTGAAGCCAACTCTGCTCATTATTTGTTAAAGTCGGTGTTTAGCGATTTGTATCTAGTGCTCAAAAAGCACGATCTTCTCGAAAATGAGTTAGGTGCCTTACTTGCGGAAATGAACCAGAAGAAAGTGATTCATCTTGGCAATAAAAAAGGAACAGGTACGGTCAATCTTGGGATGATTAAAGGGCTATTAAGTGCCTGGATTGACGAGAAAAACAATATTGTCGTCGATGGAACGACCAGAAAGGCAGAAGACTTTTTACGCTATGTCCTGCAATGGGAGAACAAAGATGACACCTTTGCTTTGGTTGTTCCGAGAGTCATTTATAATCAGAAAACGATTATCCTTGCCCAGCACCCCGATTATGTAGCTGTTACGAAAAAAGAACAAAATCTTGAAGGGACAAGCAATAATAAGGCTGAGAAGTTTTGTTATATCTGTCATAACAAAAGCGCAGATGTGTCTAGCGAATTAACAACCAAACTCAGTCGGTCGGGAATTAACAAAATATTTGCCACCACTACTTTTAATTACGCCAAGAACATCGACAAAAAGCACTATGACGATAGCTATGCTATTTGCAGTACGTGCTTTCAGGATCTGCTCTTTGGCGAAAAAAAGGTGACAGGAAGTTTTTCTGCTCGCATTGCTGGTGAGAGAGCGTTTATTCTTCCCGAAGGACTGCTGGATGATTTCAATTATAACCAATTGACTGCATTAAAGCAGGGAGCAGACTTATTTTTTAAGAAAGGCTTGGCGCAAGAACTGGACGATCAACTGGAAACTGCAATGGATGATTTTACAAATGCAGAAGCGTATGTGATCCATTTCTTCATTTATCGCACGGATGGTAATTCGGTTACCGTGTTGAAAACGATTGAAGACGTTCCCACGATGCACATCGTTCGGATTTTATATACATTGGGAAAACAAGTGGAAAAGCTCTCCCCCCATATCCGTTCGATGTCACTGAATACCATTTACCGCATGATCCCGGTTCGGACCAACAAATCTGGCGATCAGTTGGATATTCAACGTGTTCTTTCTATTTACCAATCGTTGTTTTCCAAAACGACGATTGAAACCAATGTCCTGTTCGGATATGCAGCCGAGGCGATAGAGAAAGGCTTCAGAGAAATTCGAAAGAAGCAAGGTAGCCAATTCACCAATCTTGGCTGGCAGTCCTTTGTTCCCGATCAAGAAGATTTTTATTTCAAGAGACTAACGATGAGCTACCTCTGTCTGCTGCAAACCTGCCAGGAATTGAGCATCTTGGATCGGGATGTATTTCAAAACCGGGGAGTGATGAAGGTGGATTTATCTGGAATGAGCAAGAACGTTCAAGAGATTGAAGCTTTTCTCGAAGCTCAGTCGTTTGACAGCATGCCGCGAGCTTTATTCTATGTTGGCGTACTGCTGCGAAGTGTTGCACAGGCGCAGTATCAAAAAAAGCATAAAACCAAACCGATACTGAACAAGCTATCATTTCAAGGAATGAATCAGCGTGAGGTAGTCTGGCTTTATCAAGCAGTAATAGAGAAACTTCATCAATATGACAAGATGACAATGGAAAATGAGCAGTATATCAAAATGTTTAACCATTACTTCGGTACTATCGACGAATCGAAGGCACTCACCGATCAAGCGCATCTGTTTTATATCATGGCAGGATATGCATTCCACCCTCCAAAGTCATCCGATCATGAAGGTGATGCCAACACACAATCGATGGATGAAGGTAACATGGCAGTAACCTCTGAATAA
- the cas6 gene encoding CRISPR-associated endoribonuclease Cas6: MRFKLTLHSECGTIELPVHYNHMIQAAIYRNLSPEFASFLHNQGYVIDKRRFPLFVFSRMIGSYTYVPSQKILRFQAPAYLFISSPVSQFIHDMAQIFLRDGIQLGRQQLRVTEVETSSINVEQDEIKVQTLSPVVAYSTLLRPDGRKYTLYFPPRTSDFKRIVSENLVRKAKLIYGEETEFEPIDIQEIGTHKKHVTFYKSTVIEAYSGRFHLRGDQRLLQTAVDTGLGSKNSMGFGMVRVC; the protein is encoded by the coding sequence ATGCGATTCAAACTAACCCTTCATTCCGAGTGCGGGACCATAGAACTACCCGTGCACTACAATCACATGATTCAGGCGGCGATCTACCGCAACCTGAGCCCGGAGTTTGCATCCTTCCTGCACAATCAGGGATATGTAATCGATAAGAGGAGATTCCCCTTGTTTGTGTTCTCACGCATGATCGGTTCCTACACTTATGTCCCATCCCAGAAAATACTCCGCTTCCAAGCTCCGGCCTATCTATTCATCTCCTCTCCTGTCAGTCAGTTTATCCATGATATGGCCCAGATTTTTTTGCGAGACGGAATCCAGCTTGGAAGGCAGCAGTTACGGGTAACAGAGGTGGAAACGTCCTCTATCAACGTTGAACAGGATGAAATCAAGGTACAGACGTTGTCCCCTGTAGTGGCCTACTCCACTCTCTTGCGGCCTGATGGCAGGAAGTATACCTTGTACTTTCCTCCAAGAACAAGTGACTTCAAAAGAATCGTCTCGGAGAACCTGGTACGCAAGGCCAAACTGATATACGGAGAGGAGACAGAGTTCGAGCCAATCGACATCCAAGAGATTGGAACCCACAAAAAGCATGTCACCTTTTACAAATCAACCGTGATTGAAGCATACAGTGGGAGGTTTCACTTACGAGGTGATCAGAGGTTGTTGCAGACGGCAGTGGATACAGGTCTAGGAAGCAAGAATTCGATGGGCTTTGGGATGGTAAGAGTGTGCTAG
- a CDS encoding CRISPR-associated protein: MIINNNSDFLFAFEANMSNPNGDPDQENKPRMDYETKTALVSDARRKRDCRNFFKAKGMPIFVDTLREQKVTMEKMLEHYRNQWLTDDQKMMALFDENAELKELWEKLSKKSKKTTYLDVYQDKDFQKDKKEFGLFNNLFITQLIQKELIDIRLFGSAMAVDNVSRTFTGPVQITWGYSMHPVDLVKSNTISSIMNEDNSTFGKKHKLHYGLFMHSGTINKLSARLTGMTEQDRELFRASLVQGMLMNQTDSKQGQTPLFYLEIQYTPSFDGFLGDLRRFLKVGCNEQQPIRSFSDLSLDDSELVEAVQYMKQAGYIDRVVGWFHPVLKVSNILRVDIDQMVDLWAPVELAGIDR, from the coding sequence GTGATCATTAACAATAACAGCGATTTTCTGTTTGCTTTTGAGGCGAACATGAGTAATCCCAACGGTGATCCGGATCAGGAAAACAAGCCAAGGATGGATTATGAAACGAAGACAGCATTGGTTAGCGATGCTCGTCGTAAAAGAGATTGTCGCAACTTCTTTAAAGCCAAGGGGATGCCCATCTTCGTCGATACATTGCGTGAACAGAAAGTAACGATGGAAAAAATGCTGGAACATTACCGTAATCAGTGGCTGACGGATGACCAAAAGATGATGGCACTCTTTGATGAGAACGCCGAATTAAAAGAGCTTTGGGAAAAGTTGTCCAAAAAAAGCAAGAAGACGACGTATCTGGATGTATACCAGGACAAGGACTTCCAGAAGGATAAAAAGGAGTTCGGGCTGTTCAACAATTTGTTTATAACCCAACTGATTCAAAAGGAATTGATCGATATCCGCCTGTTTGGCAGTGCGATGGCAGTAGACAATGTATCTCGAACATTTACAGGACCTGTTCAAATAACTTGGGGATACAGCATGCACCCCGTTGATTTGGTAAAGTCCAATACGATCTCATCGATTATGAACGAGGACAACTCCACCTTCGGTAAAAAACATAAATTGCATTATGGCCTGTTCATGCATTCAGGAACGATTAACAAATTAAGTGCTAGATTGACAGGCATGACTGAACAGGATCGGGAGCTATTCCGCGCTTCGTTGGTTCAGGGGATGCTGATGAATCAAACGGATAGCAAGCAAGGGCAGACTCCTTTGTTTTATTTGGAAATCCAATATACCCCTTCTTTTGACGGATTCCTGGGTGACTTACGCCGCTTTCTGAAAGTGGGGTGCAACGAACAACAACCCATTCGTTCTTTTTCTGATTTAAGCCTTGACGACAGTGAGCTAGTTGAAGCGGTGCAGTATATGAAACAAGCAGGTTATATTGACCGAGTGGTAGGCTGGTTTCATCCTGTCTTAAAGGTGAGCAACATTCTTCGTGTGGACATTGATCAAATGGTTGACTTATGGGCACCCGTAGAGCTTGCCGGGATCGACCGATGA
- the cas1b gene encoding type I-B CRISPR-associated endonuclease Cas1b, translating into MKKTLYIFKSGELRRKDNSLYFESEERKKYIPIEDTNDIYIFGEVDVSKRFLEFVSQKEVCLHYFNHYGYYVGSFYPREHQNAGHVVMKQAEHYIDSDKRMTLARKFVHGSIGQMSQVLKYYTGRVGSGTGVLTQLLAQFKDTAKPLADAGSIEEIMAVEGHAREKYYSAFDYIIGNPDFPFEKRSKRPPLNRLNALISFGNSICYTMVLSEVYKTYLDPRIGYLHSTNFRRFSLNLDVAEIFKPIVVDRLIFTLINKKMLTKKDFDKHIDGITLSESGKKTFISELDKRMQTTVNHRHLGKSVSYRRMIRLELYKIQKHILGEKEYVPYQSLW; encoded by the coding sequence ATGAAGAAAACACTCTATATCTTCAAGAGCGGTGAGTTGCGCCGCAAGGACAATAGTCTTTATTTTGAAAGCGAGGAACGTAAAAAGTATATTCCCATTGAGGATACCAATGACATCTACATCTTTGGTGAAGTAGACGTATCCAAGCGATTCCTGGAGTTCGTCTCACAGAAGGAAGTGTGCCTTCATTATTTCAATCATTATGGTTATTATGTTGGTTCGTTTTACCCTCGTGAACATCAGAACGCCGGTCATGTGGTGATGAAGCAGGCGGAGCATTACATAGATAGCGACAAGCGAATGACGTTAGCGCGAAAGTTTGTTCATGGTTCCATCGGACAGATGAGCCAGGTTTTGAAATACTACACTGGCAGAGTTGGATCTGGGACGGGAGTGCTGACTCAGTTGCTCGCACAGTTTAAGGATACAGCCAAGCCTTTAGCCGATGCAGGATCAATCGAAGAAATCATGGCGGTTGAGGGTCACGCCCGAGAGAAGTATTACAGCGCGTTCGACTATATCATAGGCAATCCTGATTTTCCGTTTGAGAAAAGAAGTAAAAGACCGCCTCTTAACCGCCTAAATGCGTTAATCAGTTTTGGCAACTCAATCTGTTATACGATGGTGCTAAGTGAAGTATACAAAACGTATTTAGACCCTCGGATCGGGTACTTGCATTCAACCAACTTCCGCAGATTTTCCCTCAACCTAGACGTAGCAGAAATCTTTAAGCCGATTGTAGTGGACCGATTGATATTCACCTTGATCAACAAGAAAATGCTGACCAAGAAAGACTTCGACAAACATATTGACGGGATTACTCTCTCTGAATCGGGTAAGAAGACCTTCATAAGTGAACTTGATAAGCGAATGCAGACGACGGTTAATCACCGGCATTTGGGTAAATCTGTTTCTTATCGCCGTATGATTCGACTGGAGCTTTACAAGATTCAAAAACACATTTTGGGAGAAAAAGAGTACGTGCCCTATCAATCACTGTGGTGA
- the cas2 gene encoding CRISPR-associated endonuclease Cas2 — translation MFVILVYDFAEKRVGKALKIARKYLHWVQNSVLEGEISKANFVKLKAELKMLMDPEEDSVIFYTFRSTKYTSREEFGLKKGGDENIL, via the coding sequence TTGTTTGTCATTCTCGTCTACGATTTTGCGGAAAAGCGGGTAGGTAAGGCACTAAAAATTGCGAGAAAATATTTACACTGGGTTCAAAACTCTGTATTGGAAGGGGAAATCTCCAAAGCTAATTTTGTCAAACTCAAAGCAGAATTGAAGATGTTAATGGACCCAGAGGAAGATTCAGTTATTTTCTATACATTTCGCTCCACTAAATACACTTCTCGTGAAGAATTTGGTTTGAAGAAGGGCGGAGATGAGAATATATTGTGA
- a CDS encoding helix-turn-helix domain-containing protein: MQDGRPITARQLAERLPDIPQASLYRHLNKLSESGILTVVSEQQIRGATEKTYVLHYHNANLTAEELKHATREDHLRYFMTFLASLQQQYEQYLSQDTFDLQADGVGYRQFGLYLTDEEFTRFTEEIRDVIQRAAANEPSPDRRRRLFTTILYPDAVNTPAIAPGDGREDSKESARNRRKET; the protein is encoded by the coding sequence ATGCAGGATGGCCGACCAATCACAGCTCGTCAACTAGCCGAACGGTTGCCTGATATACCGCAAGCCAGCCTATACCGCCACCTCAACAAGCTGTCTGAGAGCGGCATCCTGACCGTCGTCAGCGAGCAGCAGATTCGCGGTGCCACGGAAAAGACGTATGTGCTTCACTATCACAATGCCAACCTGACGGCGGAGGAATTGAAACACGCGACCCGGGAGGATCACCTACGGTACTTTATGACGTTTCTCGCTTCGCTCCAGCAGCAGTATGAGCAGTATTTGAGCCAAGACACGTTCGACCTGCAGGCAGATGGGGTAGGGTACCGACAGTTTGGCCTGTACCTGACAGACGAGGAATTCACCAGATTTACAGAGGAGATCCGCGACGTGATTCAACGCGCTGCGGCAAACGAGCCTTCTCCGGATCGACGTCGCCGTCTCTTCACGACCATTCTCTATCCAGACGCAGTGAATACGCCTGCGATCGCTCCTGGAGACGGGAGAGAAGATAGCAAGGAGTCGGCAAGAAATAGACGGAAAGAAACGTAA
- a CDS encoding YhfC family glutamic-type intramembrane protease, translating to MTASSSERSASGTSARSTHHPSRSFYACIPLFVAVPIVIGLIFTSAGIPIIWSAFGLGALGWWIALLLRGPLALSLKRRPKESAQLIIGLSSGPFEEAVRWIILLLTAQSLPWAASLGQGWAAIEVLFTIVNGIVLTQLLRRDDDKSREVKAILEAQGQLHASPLWGVIERIFASCFHIGATLLVAANPLLVLVMIPAHSLLNFAAASLMRRSLILAELMVAVIGGATLSLGLLAFS from the coding sequence ATGACAGCATCTTCATCTGAAAGGTCGGCATCTGGAACGTCGGCGCGGTCTACCCATCATCCGTCCCGTTCCTTTTACGCCTGCATTCCTTTATTTGTCGCTGTACCTATTGTGATTGGGCTGATCTTTACATCGGCTGGCATCCCCATCATCTGGTCAGCGTTCGGACTAGGCGCGCTGGGCTGGTGGATCGCGCTGCTGCTTCGCGGGCCGCTTGCGCTGAGCCTGAAAAGGCGGCCCAAAGAATCAGCCCAGCTAATCATCGGCCTAAGCTCCGGTCCGTTCGAGGAAGCAGTTCGTTGGATTATCCTCCTGCTCACGGCTCAATCCCTCCCTTGGGCTGCTTCCCTCGGCCAGGGATGGGCGGCAATCGAAGTGTTATTCACGATCGTCAACGGCATCGTCCTCACCCAACTGCTCCGTCGGGACGATGACAAGTCACGCGAAGTGAAGGCTATTCTGGAAGCACAGGGACAGCTGCACGCAAGTCCTTTGTGGGGAGTGATCGAGCGCATCTTCGCCAGCTGCTTCCATATAGGCGCTACCCTGCTGGTCGCTGCCAACCCACTGTTGGTGCTGGTGATGATCCCTGCCCACAGCCTGCTAAACTTTGCAGCCGCTTCCCTGATGCGTCGATCACTCATCCTGGCTGAGTTGATGGTGGCCGTGATCGGCGGAGCCACGCTTAGTCTCGGACTGCTCGCTTTTTCCTGA